From the genome of Lineus longissimus chromosome 8, tnLinLong1.2, whole genome shotgun sequence, one region includes:
- the LOC135492433 gene encoding uncharacterized protein LOC135492433, with protein sequence MDEPPSQYLMSPVDPLDTPRTKQLKDLRQKRLAYYNTPVSSTQNATPEQKKSSAKTQERLSAVLPKQQSRSPRLSSTLIGQRAPGPGNRSKELKQSVSASNNARQSLQKNNSEKASLTMSNVFIEDDSSVLDADSSLFTEPTVTDYTNFDDGNCRSHHQNGRTSDSNDLRLSLGSTILDTKNRAGVQKGVSGPNDMDLRLSLGSSITGTKAKKKNSDPEDLHLSLDSTVVQQNPWKKNGSAKYDLRSSIGSSTAVEETGNIFLKGGQNVDFGSSFDSTLVDTTPSGVADYPQRLIMQEQPTRNVAQLSLDSEVESDNTHPFAFNKFLMNSDQSDLRSSIESGTTAANTYFNSILKHDTFETSDTQNAEEGKVAVNKSVTFFLEEGEDENGNGEPAAARENQPDLVHQLMKDHQQKFEPNQFGLTDSMQSSLVTGVDNHSDVNFVKISKHFVNLDDSSIVTGTESEIQSSIAPPSYDQIHQQGVRVSGKSQPLFASQTKNVIPKTSSASQPILNSQNLKQNGSSTQVAVGSSQKEMDGHSSVLDTDISSVVGLDNQYKEGYIKGLRIALGEEKFQEMLDNSSELQEILSTLDKVAQVDGKPGQKKTTVEKQIPHKSSATQMCEDQGTVISDVLTDVTQDFRMRNQVPVNQGQEQVQFGNFDARINLPSDKTIHRAPPEMNNNVAWFKGQHSAQIAQPKPLRKSTQGSRSRDVDVPDKTHVGLNSQVHPDMRLNIMEEFEHIDPSVLSPTLSSPYSYRAEDRSKSRTGVLTMKAPPVQDGGQRTPRIKKCAFSAEEIYKQAFAEAENFLNDAKKTPEPPAPAPNTKHYPYGFREPTPPRKSRETPTHSHFHSRPVGPVPQKSGSETGRSSGPSEIIGTGPPKVLSQSDFESRSSDTGLSQEDHMKAVRDHHQYQRDAIIRQVTEQQKKPGYTSSSLDRYFSSLRDVNKDVAFDPIPEWSDVAPNRGGRSNRATEDVRLSHKVFSAIRESTPQSSLEDEVSGDYENYFLQVVRKSLQDSSVFLDDRSMDQFLSNIRGKSDNVDDFMRNLQQSLDSDRFQELVMKSGEFESESDGTKMAASSESDVSKVNKMRQSQKSLGKSTDYDGETLYTSVSGVTDKFDRLHLDRMLVRDELIGDQSKLNVLQPVRQGNSETEQMAFDGENGQRMVVVCPDCATLNKQYVTWCLDCGCVLIGVDPVPLKPKRQSKRSKEKSQKPNSRPGSGTRSTNAARPGSAKANSRPASAKDVKSSRPGSAKKSTRREPEQLKSRKVSKSLGKSSDDNSNDSSSGSGQDKKKKVVEKSSISPSPLRKSKELYRSNSKEATSKVGHSGSIQNGILKPVPQHKPVLHDQVQQAIEILHHGMESPKARHSNLKNELSLQLSMSSSMDTGLNGENGKVHGLKKGNPLGASISSDFQEVEIFERKMDIDLRRQSRQDAEVPTINLANLSDEEKPVGDANVGGNIPNFIALDDDSTIVDEEDMSTLADVSTVTDRIEDQRHLDQNVPDEELSHQEFLARIQRDGRVKKVPVPTPSSSNANNSRPKSAGKYRTAASMVDPPKGRPVSASKVRTSIEVDPYKRHWDRSSTAWGSFAANELNTWSSTNASNLPPKKRPISAKTRKPGVGDKTLADEHRKTTRPASAGQRARPTLAGDQRNTRPSSGPSQKIMSRMAERLAELNSDPLTRPQVVEAWTAAEQPVVVKPKVPHVYHNAEPMTSETYVHHIAMSPRVARGMVSFLLCLPDELLLHILSYLNHQDLTRVARTCSQMYRITQDETLWKHIMIRNKSNLHDDHLDEIGSRSPLSICLIQCLGDNITSRGLRNLFRHCADTLQELNIMGCSRGELTGDNIIFHAAAKCQNLTHVDMSWTNVNDTVLISMANCSRRLVSLNISGCQAITDDGLIGVVKKHGDSLRSIEAFGCFNITPKGIKALGQYCRKLVTLNIGQCYKVTDASVSQLASSLEKVKHLDFRGCKQVKDSCMRKIVRSCKNLESITLANCPGATDLSLVEIATYLPSIRYVDMSGCKLVTDVGMRSIAHNCYLVEHLDLSSTGVTNKSVSLLASYCSQRLQVLKLNFCKDITEQGLVKLARNCKRLKLMHLYGCKNIRNLDRILMENKDLIIERDATE encoded by the exons ATGGATGAACCACCAAGTCAATACTTGATGTCTCCTGTTGACCCACTTGATACCCCAAGGACTAAACAACTTAAAGACCTGAGACAGAAAAGACTCGCCTATTACAATACTCCTGTGAGCAGTACACAAAATGCGACTCCAGAACAGAAGAAAAGCTCTGCAAA AACCCAAGAGAGGTTATCTGCTGTCCTCCCAAAACAGCAATCAAGATCACCAAGACTTTCATCCACATTGATTGGACAAAGAGCTCCCGGGCCTGGCAACAGAAGCAAAGAACTTAAACAATCGGTCTCAGCATCGAACAACGCTCGCCAAAGCTTACAGAAAAACAACTCTGAAAAAGCTTCGTTAACAATGTCTAATGTATTCATTGAAGATGACAGTTCAGTGCTTGACGCCGACTCAAGTTTGTTCACAGAGCCAACTGTCACTGACTATACAAACTTTGATGATGGGAATTGCAGGAGTCATCATCAGAATGGAAGGACTTCCGATTCAAATGATCTCAGGCTTTCTCTTGGTTCAACTATTCTTGACACAAAGAATCGAGCTGGGGTACAGAAAGGAGTAAGCGGCCCCAATGATATGGATCTGAGGCTTTCATTAGGGTCTTCCATTACGGGAACCAAGGCGAAGAAGAAGAACTCGGACCCTGAAGATCTTCACCTGTCTCTTGACTCAACAGTTGTCCAACAAAATCCTTGGAAAAAGAACGGTTCTGCGAAGTATGATCTTAGATCGTCAATCGGATCATCGACTGCTGTCGAAGAGACAGGGAATATCTTTTTGAAGGGCGGCCAGAATGTTGATTTTGGTTCGTCGTTTGATTCTACGCTAGTGGACACCACGCCATCTGGTGTTGCAGACTATCCCCAGAGGCTTATCATGCAGGAACAACCAACTCGGAATGTTGCACAACTTTCTCTGGATTCAGAGGTGGAATCTGATAATACTCATCCATTTGCTTTCAATAAGTTTCTCATGAACAGTGACCAGTCGGATCTGCGTTCATCAATAGAATCTGGTACGACTGCTGCGAATACTTATTTCAATTCAATCTTGAAACATGATACATTTGAAACAAGTGATACTCAAAATGCAGAGGAAGGCAAGGTTGCTGTCAACAAAAGCGTGACATTTTTTCTCGAAGAAGGTGAAGACGAAAATGGGAATGGGGAACCTGCTGCTGCTAGGGAAAACCAGCCTGATCTAGTTCACCAGCTGATGAAAGATCACCAACAAAAATTTGAGCCAAATCAGTTTGGATTGACTGATTCAATGCAGTCAAGTTTAGTTACAGGGGTGGATAATCATTCTGACGTCAACTTCGTGAAAATAAGCAAACATTTTGTGAATTTGGATGACTCTTCCATTGTCACGGGAACTGAATCGGAAATTCAGTCGAGCATTGCTCCACCATCCTATGACCAGATTCACCAGCAAGGAGTACGTGTTTCCGGGAAGTCACAGCCTCTGTTTGCCTCACAGACTAAAAATGTGATTCCCAAGACGTCCAGTGCATCCCAACCTATCCTGAATTCTCAAAACCTAAAGCAAAATGGAAGTAGTACTCAAGTGGCTGTGGGGTCTTCCcaaaaagaaatggatggaCATTCAAGTGTTCTTGACACAGACATTTCTTCAGTGGTTGGGTTAGACAACCAGTACAAAGAGGGGTACATCAAGGGCCTACGCATTGCTCTTGGCGAGGAGAAATTCCAGGAGATGCTTGACAACTCATCCGAGTTGCAAGAAATCTTGAGCACTTTGGACAAAGTCGCCCAAGTAGATGGTAAGCCTGGACAAAAAAAGACCACTGTTGAGAAGCAAATTCCACATAAGTCCTCAGCTACTCAGATGTGTGAAGACCAAGGGACAGTGATATCTGATGTCCTGACTGATGTAACACAGGATTTTAGAATGCGGAACCAAGTTCCAGTCAATCAGGGTCAAGAGCAGGTCCAGTTTGGCAACTTTGATGCTAGAATCAACCTGCCAAGTGACAAGACTATCCACAGGGCCCCTCCAGAAATGAATAATAATGTGGCATGGTTCAAAGGACAGCATTCTGCACAGATTGCACAGCCAAAACCACTGAGAAAATCCACACAAGGTTCCCGGAGCAGGGATGTTGATGTTCCAGACAAAACACATGTTGGTTTGAATTCCCAAGTCCACCCTGACATGAGACTCAATATAATGGAAGAATTTGAGCATATTGATCCGTCTGTATTGAGCCCAACATTGAGCTCCCCCTATAGTTACCGTGCCGAGGACAGAAGTAAATCAAGAACTGGTGTCCTTACAATGAAAGCTCCACCAGTCCAAGATGGTGGACAACGGACACCGAGGATCAAGAAATGCGCATTCTCTGCTGAAGAAATCTATAAACAGGCTTTCGCTGAAGCGGAGAATTTCTTGAACGACGCAAAAAAGACTCCAGAGCCCCCTGCTCCTGCACCGAACACGAAACATTACCCGTATGGATTCCGTGAACCAACCCCACCAAGGAAGTCGAGAGAAACGCCGACACATTCTCATTTTCATTCGCGGCCAGTTGGACCAGTGCCACAGAAGTCGGGCTCAGAAACTGGCAGGTCATCAGGTCCATCGGAGATCATTGGGACTGGTCCACCTAAAGTGCTGAGTCAGAGTGACTTTGAGAGTCGATCGTCAGATACTGGGCTGTCGCAGGAGGACCACATGAAGGCTGTGAGGGACCATCATCAATATCA GAGAGATGCAATCATTCGCCAAGTAACAGAACAGCAGAAGAAACCTGGTTACACCAGCAGCTCATTGGATCGTTACTTCTCATCTCTCCGTGATGTCAATAAGGATGTCGCCTTCGATCCCATCCCGGAGTGGAGCGATGTTGCGCCAAATCGTGGTGGGAGAAGTAACCGTGCCACAGAGGATGTTCGACTGTCTCACAAAGTTTTCAGTGCAATAAGGGAGTCTACTCCACAGTCTTCTTTAGAAGATGAGGTCTCCGGTGATTATGAGAACTATTTCCTCCAGGTCGTCAGGAAGAGTTTGCAGGACTCATCGGTGTTTTTAGACGATAGGTCGATGGACCAGTTCCTAAGTAACATCAGGGGCAAGTCTGATAATGTTGATGACTTCATGAGGAATCTTCAGCAAAGCTTAGACTCCGATCGATTTCAAGAATTGGTGATGAAAAGTGGTGAGTTTGAAAGTGAATCTGATGGAACCAAGATGGCTGCTTCCTCTGAATCGGACGTTAGCAAGGTCAATAAGATGCGCCAGAGTCAGAAAAGTCTTGGGAAATCCACAGATTATGATGGTGAGACGTTATATACGTCTGTGAGCGGTGTCACTGATAAGTTTGACAGGTTGCATCTCGATAGGATGCTCGTACGCGATGAGTTAATCGGTGATCAAAGTAAACTCAATGTGTTACAGCCTGTCAGGCAAGGAAACTCCGAAACAGAACAGATGGCATTTGATGGTGAAAATGGTCAGAGGATGGTCGTAGTGTGTCCAGACTGCGCAACTTTGAACAAACAGTATGTTACATGGTGTCTTGACTGTGGGTGTGTTCTCATTGGTGTTGACCCTGTTCCGCTGAAACCTAAAAGACAATCGAAGAGAAGTAAGGAGAAATCTCAGAAACCAAACAGCCGTCCTGGTAGTGGTACTCGTTCAACTAACGCTGCACGACCTGGTAGTGCCAAAGCAAATTCTCGACCTGCCAGTGCAAAAGATGTTAAAAGTTCTCGACCAGGTAGTGCTAAAAAGTCAACCAGAAGAGAACCAGAACAGTTGAAATCACGAAAAGTTTCGAAAAGTCTTGGAAAGTCGTCAGATGATAATAGTAATGATAGCAGCAGTGGAAGTGGTCAAGATAAGAAGAAAAAAGTGGttgaaaaatcatcaatttctccTTCGCCGCTTCGTAAGAGTAAAGAATTGTACCGTAGTAATTCTAAAGAGGCGACATCTAAAGTTGGTCACTCGGGGTCCATTCAAAATGGTATTTTAAAACCTGTGCCGCAGCATAAACCTGTTTTGCACGACCAAGTTCAACAAGCGATTGAAATATTGCACCATGGGATGGAGTCACCAAAAGCTCgccattcaaatttgaaaaatgaactCTCCTTACAGTTATCCATGAGCAGTTCCATGGACACAGGATTGAATGGTGAAAACGGGAAAGTTCACGGCTTGAAGAAAGGAAATCCGTTGGGTGCGAGTATCAGCAGTGACTTTCAGGaggttgaaatatttgaacggAAAATGGACATTGATCTAAGGCGACAAAGCCGGCAAGATGCAGAAGTCCCGACGATTAATTTGGCGAACTTGAGTGACGAGGAGAAGCCAGTTGGTGACGCTAATGTTGGAGGTAATATCCCGAATTTTATTGCATTGGATGATGATTCGACAATCGTCGACGAAGAAGACATGTCAACTCTTGCAGACGTTTCAACAGTGACTGATCGCATTGAAGACCAGCGCCACCTGGATCAAAACGTACCTGACGAGGAACTAAGCCATCAAGAATTTCTCGCACGGATACAGCGGGATGGTCGTGTGAAAAAAGTGCCAGTGCCCACCCCCAGCAGCAGTAATGCTAACAACAGTCGGCCAAAATCTGCAGGGAAATATCGGACTGCGGCTAGTATGGTTGATCCACCAAAAGGACGCCCTGTCTCTGCAAGTAAAGTGAGGACTTCCATTGAAGTTGATCCTTACAAAAGACACTGGGACAGGTCAAGCACAGCTTGGGGATCGTTTGCTGCTAATGAGCTAAACACTTG GTCGAGCACGAACGCGTCAAATCTACCACCAAAGAAAAGACCAATTAGTGCAAAGACGAGAAAGCCTGGTGTTGGGGACAAAACACTTGCAGATGAGCACAGGAAAACAACAAGACCAGCGAGTGCTGGGCAAAGAGCGAG ACCAACCTTAGCTGGTGACCAAAGAAACACCAGACCTAGCTCTGGTCCATCCCAGAAGATCATGTCTCGCATGGCAGAGAGATTGGCAGAGCTCAACTCCGACCCGTTGACACGACCTCAGGTTGTTGAAGCATGGACAGCTGCGGAACAACCGGTTGTTGTGAAGCCGAAGGTCCCGCATGTGTACCATAATGCTGAACCCATGACATCAGAGACTTATGTACATCACATTGCAATG AGTCCCAGAGTAGCCAGAGGCATGGTATCTTTCCTCCTCTGCCTCCCAGATGAACTCCTCCTTCATATACTCTCCTACCTCAACCATCAAGATCTCACCCGCGTTGCTCGCACTTGCTCTCAGATGTACAGGATTACTCAAGATGAAACACTTT GGAAGCACATCATGATTCGTAACAAGTCCAATCTGCATGATGACCATCTCGATGAGATTGGAAGCCGCTCTCCTCTGTCCATATGTCTCATCCAGTGCTTGGGAGATAACATCACGAGTCGTGGCCTACGGAACTTATTCCGGCATTGTGCTGATACCCTGCAG GAGCTGAACATCATGGGCTGCTCTCGCGGTGAACTCACCGGTGACAACATCATCTTCCACGCTGCTGCAAAGTGTCAAAATCTGACTCATGTCGATATGAGTTGGACCAACGTCAACGATACTGTCCTCATCTCGATGGCTAATTGTAGCAGGAGGCTGGTTTCTCTCAATATCTCTGGCTGTCAGGCGATCACCGATGACGGCTTAATTGGTGTTGTGAAGAAGCACGGGGACAG CTTGCGTTCCATTGAAGCATTTGGCTGTTTCAATATTACTCCTAAAGGCATCAAAGCACTGGGACAGTACTGTAGAAAACTTGTAACTCTCAACATTGGACAGTGTTACAAAGTGACTGATGCCAGCGTGTCACAACTGGCCTCATCATTGGAAAAGGTGAAACACCTTGACTTCAGGGGTTGTAAGCAG GTGAAGGATAGCTGCATGAGAAAGATTGTGCGAAGTTGTAAGAATCTTGAGTCCATAACTCTTGCCAACTGTCCAGGTGCCACAGACTTGTCACTTGTAGAAATAGCCACATACTTGCCTAGCATCAG ATATGTTGATATGAGTGGATGTAAACTCGTCACCGATGTTGGCATGCGATCCATCGCCCACAACTGCTACTTGGTGGAGCATCTTGATCTCAGTTCGACTGGCGTCACAAACAAAAG TGTGTCACTTCTTGCAAGCTACTGCAGCCAAAGACTTCAAGTACTGAAACTGAACTTCTGCAAAGACATCACTGAACAGGGTCTTGTCAAACTCGCAAGAAACTGCAAAAG attgaaACTGATGCATTTGTACGGCTGTAAGAATATTCGCAACCTGGATAGGATCTTGATGGAGAATAAGGATCTGATCATTGAACGTGACGCAACGGAATGA